The following proteins are co-located in the Pseudomonas synxantha genome:
- a CDS encoding universal stress protein, with protein sequence MIRSMLYATDLGLYAPYVMQHALALARTFKADLYVIHVVEPIGLFAESVLQSYLDEKALSEWQNQGLSTVMATIEQRVLDSFREELGEGEQDLQLIRSVRVIQGDPCEVILDQMRKLSVDLLIVGSHSQATRVTVPLGRTAARVLQLSPVPVYLVPSLQHRRSEER encoded by the coding sequence ATGATTCGTTCGATGCTGTACGCCACGGACCTGGGTCTGTATGCACCGTATGTAATGCAACATGCCCTGGCGCTGGCGCGGACGTTCAAGGCCGACCTCTACGTGATCCACGTGGTCGAGCCCATCGGGCTGTTCGCCGAATCGGTGCTACAGAGCTACCTTGATGAGAAGGCCCTGAGTGAATGGCAGAACCAGGGGTTGAGCACGGTCATGGCGACGATTGAACAACGTGTGCTGGACAGCTTTCGCGAGGAGTTGGGGGAGGGCGAGCAGGACTTGCAATTGATTCGCTCGGTCAGGGTGATCCAGGGGGACCCCTGCGAGGTGATTCTCGACCAGATGCGAAAACTTTCCGTCGACTTGCTGATCGTAGGTAGTCACAGCCAGGCAACCAGGGTGACCGTGCCCCTTGGGCGCACCGCTGCACGGGTATTGCAGCTGTCCCCGGTACCGGTCTATCTGGTGCCGTCGCTGCAACATCGGCGCAGTGAGGAGCGTTGA
- a CDS encoding 5'-nucleotidase has product MAKGLGDKLVLAISSRALFDLSDSHKVYLAEGVEAYRKYQIEHEEETLEPGDAFPLVKKLLSLNASLGRARVEVVLVSRNSADTGLRVFNSIQHYDLDISRAAFVGGRSPYPYLAAFGCHLFLSTHAEDVRSALDAGFAAATILSGGARRASSEELRIAFDGDAVLFSDESERVYQAGGLVAFQASERESARQPLHGGPFKGFLAALNLLQREFADDACPIRTALVTARSAPSHERVIRTLREWDIRLDESLFLGGLEKSAFLEAFAADVFFDDQAGHCEKAREVVATGHVPHGISNELKIQTES; this is encoded by the coding sequence ATGGCAAAGGGATTGGGTGACAAGCTGGTGCTGGCGATTTCTTCGCGGGCGCTGTTCGACCTGAGCGACAGCCACAAGGTGTACCTGGCCGAAGGGGTGGAGGCTTATCGCAAGTACCAGATCGAGCACGAGGAAGAAACCCTTGAGCCGGGTGACGCCTTCCCCTTGGTCAAGAAACTGCTGAGCCTTAATGCCAGCCTGGGGCGTGCCCGGGTCGAGGTGGTGCTGGTGTCGCGCAACAGTGCCGATACCGGTCTGCGGGTGTTCAACTCGATCCAGCATTACGACCTGGATATTTCCCGCGCCGCCTTCGTAGGAGGGCGTAGTCCCTATCCGTACCTGGCCGCCTTTGGTTGTCATCTGTTTCTTTCGACCCATGCTGAAGATGTGCGCAGCGCCCTCGACGCCGGCTTCGCGGCGGCAACGATTCTGTCGGGCGGTGCACGTCGGGCATCGAGTGAAGAACTGCGCATCGCATTCGACGGCGATGCGGTGTTGTTTTCCGACGAGTCCGAACGCGTTTATCAGGCCGGTGGGTTGGTCGCTTTTCAGGCCAGTGAGCGCGAGTCGGCGCGCCAGCCTTTGCACGGTGGCCCGTTCAAGGGCTTCCTGGCAGCGCTTAACTTGTTGCAGCGTGAGTTTGCCGATGACGCTTGTCCGATCCGCACGGCGCTGGTCACCGCCCGTTCGGCACCGTCCCATGAACGGGTGATTCGTACGTTGCGCGAATGGGATATTCGCCTGGACGAGTCGCTGTTCCTCGGTGGCCTGGAAAAATCCGCGTTCCTGGAAGCCTTCGCCGCCGATGTATTTTTCGATGACCAGGCCGGACATTGTGAGAAAGCCAGGGAGGTGGTCGCCACCGGGCATGTGCCCCATGGCATCAGTAATGAGTTGAAAATCCAGACCGAGAGCTAG
- the greB gene encoding transcription elongation factor GreB: MSTKLITKEGHEALKKELDYLWREKRPDTTRKVTWAASLGDRSENADYQYNKKLLREIDRRVRYLRKRLEDMRVVEYMPEQEGKVFFGAWVEIENDQGETKRFRIVGYDEIYERMDYISIDSPMARALLRKEVDDEAIVQTPGGEVCWWITKIEYVKPA, encoded by the coding sequence TTGAGTACCAAGCTGATTACCAAAGAAGGTCATGAAGCGCTTAAAAAAGAGTTGGATTACCTATGGCGTGAAAAGCGTCCGGACACCACTCGCAAAGTGACGTGGGCGGCTTCCCTGGGAGATCGCAGCGAAAACGCGGATTACCAGTACAACAAGAAACTGCTGCGTGAGATCGATCGACGGGTGCGCTACCTGCGTAAACGCCTGGAAGATATGCGCGTAGTGGAGTACATGCCCGAGCAGGAGGGAAAGGTGTTTTTCGGCGCCTGGGTCGAAATCGAAAACGACCAGGGTGAGACCAAGCGCTTTCGCATCGTCGGTTATGACGAAATTTACGAGCGGATGGATTACATCTCCATTGATTCACCCATGGCGCGGGCCCTGTTGCGCAAGGAAGTCGACGACGAGGCAATCGTACAGACACCCGGCGGCGAGGTGTGTTGGTGGATCACCAAGATTGAGTACGTGAAGCCAGCATGA
- a CDS encoding 3-deoxy-7-phosphoheptulonate synthase, with amino-acid sequence MADLPINDLNVESNETLITPDQLKREIPLSDAALQTVTKGREVIRDILDGTDHRLFVVIGPCSIHDLKAAHEYAERLKVLAAEVSDTLYLVMRVYFEKPRTTVGWKGLINDPYLDDSFKIQDGLHIGRKLLLDLAEMGLPTATEALDPISPQYLQDLISWSAIGARTTESQTHREMASGLSSAVGFKNGTDGGLTVAINALQSVSSPHRFLGINQEGGVSIVTTKGNAYGHVVLRGGNGKPNYDSVSVALCEQALNKARIKPNIMVDCSHANSNKDPALQPLVMENVANQILEGNQSIIGLMVESHLNWGCQAIPKDLADLQYGVSITDACIDWAATETTLRSMHAKLKDVLPKRKRS; translated from the coding sequence ATGGCTGATTTACCGATCAATGACCTTAACGTCGAATCCAATGAGACCCTGATCACACCTGATCAGCTCAAGCGCGAAATCCCCCTGAGCGACGCTGCCCTGCAGACCGTCACCAAGGGCCGCGAGGTCATCCGTGACATTCTCGACGGCACCGACCACCGCCTTTTCGTCGTGATCGGGCCCTGCTCGATCCACGACCTCAAGGCCGCCCACGAATACGCCGAGCGCCTCAAGGTGCTGGCGGCGGAAGTGTCCGACACCCTATACCTGGTGATGCGCGTTTACTTCGAAAAGCCGCGTACCACCGTCGGCTGGAAAGGCTTGATCAACGACCCCTACCTGGACGACTCGTTCAAGATCCAGGACGGTTTGCATATCGGTCGTAAATTGCTGCTGGACCTGGCCGAAATGGGCCTGCCCACTGCCACCGAAGCCCTCGACCCGATCTCCCCGCAGTACCTGCAGGACCTGATCAGCTGGTCGGCCATCGGCGCACGCACCACCGAATCCCAGACCCACCGCGAAATGGCGTCCGGGCTGTCCTCGGCCGTAGGCTTCAAGAACGGCACCGATGGCGGCCTGACCGTGGCGATCAATGCCCTGCAATCGGTCTCCAGCCCTCACCGCTTCCTGGGTATCAACCAGGAAGGTGGCGTCTCCATCGTCACCACCAAAGGTAATGCCTATGGTCATGTGGTGTTACGTGGCGGCAATGGCAAGCCCAACTATGATTCGGTCAGCGTCGCCCTGTGCGAGCAGGCGTTGAACAAGGCCAGGATCAAGCCGAACATCATGGTCGACTGCAGCCACGCCAACTCCAACAAAGATCCGGCGTTGCAGCCGCTGGTGATGGAAAACGTCGCCAACCAGATCCTCGAAGGCAACCAGTCGATCATCGGCTTGATGGTCGAGAGCCATTTGAACTGGGGTTGTCAGGCAATTCCAAAGGATCTGGCCGACTTGCAATACGGCGTGTCGATCACCGATGCCTGCATCGACTGGGCTGCAACAGAAACCACCCTGCGCAGCATGCACGCCAAACTCAAGGACGTACTGCCCAAGCGCAAACGCAGCTGA
- a CDS encoding L,D-transpeptidase family protein, whose translation MLSRLSVVTCCLSLAALCAAGSAAALQLPLPPPGEDIVGQVQVIKAKYEDTFADLGTTYDLGYSEMVAANPGVDAWLPGAGTEIVLPTRFILPPGPREGIVINLAEYRLYYYPKGQDVVYTFPLGIGREGWGSPIAHTSIIAKTPNPTWTPPASIKAEHAANGDPLPNVVPAGPDNPLGPFKFTLGTPGYLIHGSNMKFGIGTRTSHGCFRMFNNNVLEMAGMVPVGTSVRIINDAYKFGSSGGKVYLEAHTPLNDDGTPSVVDKHTAVINALLKREDLANNLRVNWDQVRDVVAAEDGLPTEIGVPGAASVAASAPVDLQQ comes from the coding sequence ATGTTGTCGCGCCTTTCCGTCGTCACCTGCTGCCTGTCTCTCGCTGCGCTCTGTGCGGCCGGTTCGGCGGCAGCCTTGCAGTTGCCTTTGCCGCCTCCAGGCGAGGACATTGTCGGCCAGGTCCAGGTGATCAAGGCCAAGTACGAAGACACCTTCGCCGACCTGGGCACCACCTATGACCTGGGCTATTCGGAAATGGTCGCGGCCAACCCGGGCGTCGATGCCTGGTTGCCGGGCGCGGGGACCGAGATTGTGCTGCCGACACGCTTTATCCTGCCGCCCGGGCCACGGGAAGGCATCGTGATCAACCTGGCGGAATACCGACTCTACTACTACCCAAAGGGCCAGGACGTCGTCTACACCTTCCCGCTGGGCATTGGCCGGGAAGGCTGGGGCTCGCCGATCGCCCATACCAGTATCATCGCCAAGACGCCAAACCCGACCTGGACGCCACCGGCCTCGATCAAGGCCGAGCACGCGGCCAATGGTGACCCGTTGCCCAACGTGGTGCCTGCCGGCCCGGATAACCCGCTGGGGCCGTTCAAGTTCACCCTCGGCACGCCGGGTTATCTGATCCACGGCTCCAACATGAAGTTTGGCATCGGCACGCGCACCAGTCACGGTTGCTTCCGCATGTTCAATAACAATGTATTGGAGATGGCCGGCATGGTGCCGGTGGGCACGTCGGTGCGCATCATCAACGATGCCTACAAGTTCGGCAGCAGTGGCGGCAAGGTCTACCTTGAGGCCCATACACCGTTGAACGATGACGGCACCCCTTCCGTGGTCGACAAGCACACGGCAGTCATCAACGCCTTGCTCAAGCGTGAGGACCTGGCCAATAACCTGCGGGTGAACTGGGACCAGGTGCGTGACGTGGTTGCGGCGGAGGATGGTTTGCCGACTGAAATCGGCGTACCCGGCGCAGCATCGGTAGCCGCCAGCGCTCCGGTTGACCTTCAACAATAA
- a CDS encoding ABC transporter ATP-binding protein, with amino-acid sequence MGASILTARNLSKVVPSAEGELTILHELSLELNKGDSLAIVGSSGSGKSTLLGLLAGLDLPSSGEVTLAGQALSTLDEDQRARIRAEHVGFVFQSFQLLDSLNALENVMLPLELDGRKDARERARHLLERVGLGQRLTHSPRQLSGGEQQRVAIARAFAAEPDVLFADEPTGNLDSHTGERISDLLFELNKESGTTLVLVTHDERLAHRCRRLIRLEAGQMVAPLEP; translated from the coding sequence ATGGGCGCAAGCATTCTCACCGCGCGGAACCTTAGCAAAGTGGTTCCCAGCGCGGAAGGTGAACTGACTATCCTGCACGAACTGAGCCTGGAACTGAACAAGGGCGATAGCCTGGCTATCGTCGGCAGCTCCGGTTCCGGTAAATCCACCCTGCTGGGCCTGCTGGCCGGCCTCGACCTGCCCAGCAGCGGCGAAGTCACCCTGGCCGGGCAAGCCCTGAGCACCCTCGACGAAGACCAGCGTGCGCGCATCCGTGCCGAGCATGTGGGGTTCGTATTCCAATCCTTCCAATTGCTCGACAGCCTCAACGCGCTGGAAAACGTGATGCTGCCGCTGGAACTCGACGGGCGCAAGGACGCCCGCGAGCGTGCCAGGCACCTGCTGGAGCGCGTGGGCCTGGGCCAGCGCCTGACCCACTCGCCACGCCAACTGTCCGGTGGCGAGCAGCAACGGGTCGCCATTGCCCGCGCGTTTGCCGCCGAACCGGACGTGCTGTTTGCCGACGAACCCACCGGCAACCTCGACAGCCATACCGGCGAGCGCATCAGCGACCTGCTGTTCGAACTCAATAAAGAGAGCGGCACGACCCTGGTACTCGTCACCCATGACGAGCGCCTGGCCCACCGTTGCCGACGCCTGATCCGTCTTGAAGCCGGCCAGATGGTCGCGCCCCTGGAGCCTTGA
- the oprI gene encoding outer membrane lipoprotei OprI has product MNNVLKFSALALAAVLATGCSSVSKETEARLTATEDAAARSQARADEAYRKADEALAAAQKAQQTADEANERALRMLEKASRK; this is encoded by the coding sequence ATGAACAACGTTCTGAAATTCTCTGCTCTGGCTCTGGCCGCAGTTCTGGCTACCGGTTGCAGCAGCGTCTCCAAAGAAACCGAAGCTCGTCTGACTGCAACGGAAGACGCAGCAGCTCGCTCTCAGGCTCGTGCAGACGAAGCCTACCGTAAAGCTGATGAAGCTCTGGCTGCTGCCCAAAAAGCACAACAGACTGCTGACGAAGCTAACGAGCGCGCCCTGCGCATGCTTGAAAAAGCAAGCCGCAAGTAA
- a CDS encoding ABC transporter permease, whose product MARLPLLRLFSLAMRQLLRDARAGELRVLFFALLVAVAASTAIGYFGARLNGAMLLRATEFLGADLVLEGSSPARPEQIRSGTELGLDHARIVEFSSVIATDNGIQLSSIKAVNEQYPLRGELKSSAEPFGTESPGGGPKPGEAWVEARLLTALDLKIGDSIDVGMKTLRLARILTYEPDRAGNFYSLTPRVMINLADLDATGVVQPGSRVSYRELWRAPQGSAALQTYRDLVKPGLAANQRLQDSRDGNQQIGGALGKAERYLNMASLVAVLLAGVAVALSANRFASRRFDASALLRCLGLSRREAMVLFSLQLSVLGLLASLVGALLGWLAQFGLFYFLHDLLPADVPPGGLLPAVAGIGTGLVALAGFALPPLAALGRVPPLRVLRRDLLPIPSSTWMVYGAALFALGLIMWRLSLDLVLTFALLGGGVVAALILGGLLLLLLKSLRRLLARASLPWRLGLGQLLRHPLAAAGQSLAFGLILLSMGLIALLRGELLDTWQNQLPKDAPNYFALNILPADKEAFGARLLDVQAQAAPLYPVVPGRLISINGEPVQEIVSKDSSGDRAIQRDLSLTWAADLPPGNALTAGAWWSAQPSDEIPGVSVEAKVAESLKLKLNDHLLFTIGGENREARVTSLRTINWDNFQPNFFMIFQPGTLKDLPATYLTSFYLAPGHDQQIVDLSRAFPAVTILQVEALLEQLRSILAQVTLAVEYVLLFVLAAGMAVLFSGLQATLDERIRQGALLRALGAERKLLVKARRIEFGLLGAVSGLLAALGTELVTWVLYRYAFDLAWHPHPWLLLLPVIGAALIGAAGVFGTRRALNASPLTVLREG is encoded by the coding sequence ATGGCACGCTTGCCGCTGTTGCGCCTGTTCAGCCTTGCCATGCGCCAATTACTGCGCGATGCCCGCGCAGGCGAACTGCGCGTGTTGTTCTTTGCCCTGCTGGTGGCCGTGGCTGCCAGCACCGCCATCGGCTATTTCGGCGCTCGTCTCAACGGCGCCATGCTGCTGCGCGCCACCGAGTTTCTCGGCGCCGACCTGGTACTCGAAGGCAGCTCGCCGGCCCGCCCCGAGCAAATCAGGTCCGGGACCGAATTGGGCCTGGATCACGCCCGCATCGTCGAGTTCTCCAGTGTTATCGCCACGGACAACGGCATCCAGCTCTCCAGCATCAAGGCGGTCAACGAGCAGTACCCATTGCGCGGGGAGCTGAAAAGCAGCGCCGAGCCCTTTGGCACTGAAAGCCCTGGCGGCGGCCCCAAGCCTGGCGAAGCCTGGGTGGAGGCAAGGCTGTTGACGGCGCTGGACCTCAAGATCGGCGACAGCATCGATGTCGGCATGAAGACCCTACGCCTGGCACGCATCCTGACCTATGAACCCGACCGTGCCGGCAACTTCTACAGCCTCACGCCCAGGGTGATGATCAACCTGGCAGACCTGGACGCCACCGGCGTGGTCCAGCCGGGCAGCCGCGTGAGCTACCGCGAACTGTGGCGCGCCCCACAAGGCAGCGCCGCACTGCAAACCTATCGCGACCTGGTCAAGCCGGGCCTCGCTGCCAACCAGCGCCTGCAGGACTCCCGTGACGGCAACCAGCAGATCGGCGGCGCCTTGGGCAAGGCCGAGCGCTACCTGAACATGGCCAGCCTGGTGGCGGTGCTGCTGGCCGGTGTGGCCGTGGCGCTGTCGGCCAACCGTTTCGCCAGTCGACGTTTCGATGCCAGTGCGTTGTTGCGCTGCCTGGGGTTATCGCGACGAGAAGCCATGGTGCTGTTCAGCCTGCAGCTGAGCGTACTGGGCCTGCTGGCGAGCCTGGTCGGCGCCCTGCTTGGCTGGCTGGCGCAATTCGGCCTGTTCTATTTCCTCCATGACCTGCTGCCAGCCGACGTGCCACCAGGTGGGTTGCTGCCAGCCGTCGCCGGGATCGGCACCGGGCTGGTCGCCCTCGCCGGCTTCGCCCTCCCCCCCTTGGCCGCACTGGGTCGCGTACCGCCGCTGCGGGTATTGCGTCGCGATCTGCTGCCGATCCCCTCGAGCACCTGGATGGTCTACGGCGCGGCACTGTTCGCGCTGGGCCTGATCATGTGGCGCCTGAGCCTGGACCTGGTATTGACCTTCGCCCTGCTGGGCGGCGGTGTAGTGGCTGCATTGATCCTGGGCGGCTTGCTGCTGTTGCTGCTCAAAAGCCTGCGACGGTTGTTGGCCCGCGCCTCCTTGCCTTGGCGCCTGGGCCTGGGCCAATTGCTGCGTCACCCGCTGGCGGCGGCAGGCCAGTCCCTGGCGTTTGGCCTGATCCTGTTGTCCATGGGGTTGATCGCACTGTTGCGCGGCGAGCTGCTCGACACCTGGCAAAACCAGCTGCCCAAGGATGCGCCCAACTACTTCGCACTGAATATCCTGCCCGCCGACAAGGAGGCCTTTGGTGCTCGCCTGCTGGACGTACAGGCACAAGCGGCGCCACTGTATCCGGTGGTACCAGGGCGCTTGATCAGCATCAACGGCGAACCTGTGCAGGAGATTGTCAGCAAGGACTCCAGCGGCGACCGTGCCATTCAGCGCGACCTGAGCCTGACCTGGGCTGCCGACTTACCGCCGGGCAATGCCCTGACGGCAGGCGCCTGGTGGTCGGCGCAACCGAGCGATGAGATTCCAGGCGTGTCGGTGGAAGCCAAGGTAGCCGAGAGCCTGAAACTCAAGCTCAACGACCATCTGTTGTTCACCATCGGCGGGGAAAATCGCGAGGCACGGGTCACCAGCCTGAGAACCATCAACTGGGATAACTTCCAGCCTAACTTCTTCATGATCTTCCAACCGGGCACCTTGAAGGATTTACCCGCGACCTACCTGACCAGCTTCTACTTGGCGCCCGGCCATGACCAACAGATCGTCGATCTGTCACGGGCTTTCCCGGCCGTGACCATCCTGCAGGTAGAGGCCCTGCTGGAGCAGTTACGCAGTATCCTGGCCCAAGTGACCCTGGCAGTGGAATACGTGCTGCTGTTTGTGCTGGCGGCAGGCATGGCGGTGTTGTTCTCCGGCCTGCAGGCCACCCTGGACGAACGCATCCGCCAAGGCGCACTGCTACGAGCACTGGGTGCCGAGCGTAAGTTGCTGGTCAAGGCCCGGCGTATTGAATTCGGCCTGCTGGGCGCCGTCAGCGGCCTGCTGGCAGCACTGGGGACGGAACTGGTGACCTGGGTGCTGTACCGCTACGCCTTTGACCTGGCCTGGCATCCCCACCCGTGGTTGTTACTGCTCCCCGTGATCGGGGCGGCGCTGATTGGCGCTGCCGGGGTATTCGGGACACGCAGGGCCCTGAATGCCAGCCCGCTGACGGTATTGCGCGAAGGTTGA
- a CDS encoding PilZ domain-containing protein, with translation MGRFLPHPDDVAVELIQRPSPALPRQRLHTIGRGGVACNWPRAWRPGTAVDLHIPSLGPSARYPGYVAWCRKVEDGYRIGICFADEHALFGARMGEQVCQIERHCRLHEDAEPTPQQLEAMARDWVSRHASEFSHETVMQPALD, from the coding sequence ATGGGTCGTTTTTTACCTCACCCTGATGATGTCGCTGTCGAGTTGATCCAACGTCCCTCTCCTGCCCTGCCCCGCCAACGCCTGCACACTATCGGCCGCGGCGGCGTCGCCTGCAATTGGCCGCGGGCCTGGCGCCCGGGCACGGCAGTTGACCTGCATATCCCCTCCCTGGGGCCCAGCGCCCGTTATCCAGGCTACGTGGCCTGGTGCCGCAAAGTCGAAGACGGTTATCGCATCGGCATTTGCTTTGCCGATGAACACGCCTTATTCGGCGCGCGAATGGGTGAGCAAGTGTGCCAGATCGAACGTCATTGCCGCCTGCACGAAGACGCCGAACCCACGCCACAGCAACTTGAAGCCATGGCCCGCGATTGGGTGTCGCGCCACGCCAGCGAGTTCTCCCATGAGACGGTTATGCAGCCAGCACTGGATTAA
- a CDS encoding GNAT family N-acetyltransferase — protein MSEALSIHHDQAGHQFETNVDGHRAYLTYMDLGKQTLDIYRTFVPNALRGRGIAAALTEEALRFAEEAGYTVIPSCSYVERYMERHQRHAAKL, from the coding sequence ATGAGCGAGGCGTTGTCCATCCACCATGACCAGGCTGGTCATCAGTTCGAGACCAATGTGGACGGTCATCGTGCCTATCTGACCTATATGGACCTCGGGAAGCAGACCCTGGATATCTATCGCACCTTCGTGCCCAACGCGCTGCGAGGGCGAGGCATTGCGGCGGCGTTGACCGAGGAAGCCCTGAGGTTTGCCGAAGAGGCCGGCTACACGGTGATCCCGTCGTGCTCCTATGTCGAACGGTATATGGAGCGTCACCAGCGCCATGCCGCGAAGCTGTAG
- a CDS encoding arylesterase → MRMWFLSAGLALMCMAQNAAAGTVLIVGDSISAGFGLDTRKGWVALLEQRLKKEGFDDKVVNASISGDTSAGGLARLPAALAEHKPDVVVIELGGNDGLRGQPPAQLKQNLASMIDQSKAGGAKVLLLGMQLPPNYGPRYTTAFAEVYGALAKEKNIPLVPFFLEGVGGHPELMQADQLHPAVAAQDKLLENVWPTLKPLL, encoded by the coding sequence ATGCGAATGTGGTTTTTGAGTGCTGGCCTGGCCTTGATGTGCATGGCCCAGAACGCAGCGGCGGGTACAGTCCTGATCGTTGGCGATAGTATCAGTGCCGGTTTCGGCCTGGATACCCGCAAAGGGTGGGTTGCACTGCTGGAGCAACGCCTCAAGAAGGAGGGTTTCGACGATAAGGTCGTCAATGCGTCCATCAGCGGCGACACCAGTGCAGGAGGCCTGGCGCGGCTGCCCGCGGCGCTTGCAGAGCATAAGCCCGACGTGGTGGTTATCGAGCTTGGGGGGAATGACGGCTTGCGTGGGCAACCGCCAGCGCAATTGAAACAAAATCTTGCGTCGATGATTGATCAGTCCAAGGCCGGCGGCGCCAAGGTGCTGCTGTTGGGCATGCAGTTACCACCCAATTACGGGCCGCGATACACCACCGCATTTGCCGAAGTCTATGGTGCGCTGGCCAAGGAAAAAAACATTCCACTGGTACCGTTTTTCCTCGAAGGCGTGGGTGGCCATCCGGAACTGATGCAGGCGGATCAACTGCACCCGGCAGTCGCCGCCCAGGACAAGCTACTGGAAAATGTCTGGCCGACGCTAAAACCGCTGCTATGA
- a CDS encoding putative 2-dehydropantoate 2-reductase, whose product MTAVASPSPRIGIIGTGAIGGYYGLMLARAGFDVHFLLRSEYAAVSEHGLHLNSTVHGHLHLHPVQAYARAADMPPCDWLLVGTKSTGNVDLAPTIVQVAAPDAKVVLLQNGLDVEDSLREHLPLSLHLLGGLCYIGVHRSAPGVVEHQALGRVNLGYHSGMAANDEAQQKAIVEAGAGLFHHAGIESQAMANVHQARWHKLVWNVPYNGLSVLLGTGTTAMMADESSRELIQALMAEVVQGARACGHEIPASYAGQMFAMTETMDDYLPSMYHDYMHKRPLELAAIYARPLAAARAAGCELPRMQALYQALSFMDRHNR is encoded by the coding sequence ATGACAGCAGTTGCATCCCCGTCGCCACGTATTGGCATCATCGGCACCGGTGCCATTGGTGGTTACTACGGATTGATGCTGGCGCGCGCCGGGTTCGATGTGCATTTCCTGTTGCGCAGCGAATATGCAGCGGTCAGTGAACATGGCCTGCACCTCAACAGCACGGTACACGGCCACCTGCATCTGCACCCGGTACAAGCCTATGCCCGCGCCGCCGACATGCCACCGTGCGACTGGTTGTTGGTCGGTACCAAATCCACCGGCAACGTTGACTTGGCCCCGACCATCGTCCAGGTCGCGGCACCGGATGCCAAGGTGGTGCTGCTGCAAAACGGCCTCGATGTGGAGGACAGCCTGCGTGAGCACCTGCCTTTGTCGCTGCACTTGCTGGGCGGCCTGTGCTACATCGGTGTACACCGCTCTGCACCCGGAGTGGTCGAGCATCAGGCGCTGGGCCGGGTCAACCTGGGTTATCACAGCGGTATGGCCGCCAATGATGAGGCGCAGCAAAAGGCAATTGTCGAAGCCGGTGCCGGGCTGTTCCACCACGCCGGGATCGAGTCGCAGGCCATGGCCAATGTGCATCAGGCGCGCTGGCATAAACTGGTGTGGAACGTGCCGTATAACGGCCTCTCGGTCTTGCTGGGCACGGGCACCACGGCCATGATGGCTGACGAGTCCAGCCGTGAATTGATCCAGGCGCTGATGGCCGAAGTGGTGCAGGGCGCCCGTGCCTGCGGCCATGAGATTCCCGCTAGCTACGCGGGGCAGATGTTCGCCATGACCGAGACCATGGACGATTATCTGCCCAGCATGTACCACGACTATATGCACAAGCGCCCGTTGGAGTTGGCGGCTATCTATGCTCGCCCCTTGGCCGCTGCCAGGGCGGCCGGTTGCGAACTGCCGCGTATGCAGGCGCTGTACCAGGCCTTGAGTTTTATGGATCGGCACAACCGCTGA